The following nucleotide sequence is from Longimicrobium sp..
GATCGCGATCGTCGACATGTCCCCCCCCTCAGACCAGGTCGGCGAAAACGCGTTCCGTGTAGCGGAAGTACAGCACCCCCGTCGCGAACAGCGCCACGCCCACGGCGGCCGACACCGCCAGCATCGACCAGGGCACGGGATTGCCGAACAGGACGGCGCGCATTCCCTCGATCACCCCCGCCATGGGATTGAGCGCGTACAGCGCCCGGTACCGTTCCGGCACCATCGACGCCGGGTACACGATGGGCGACGCGTACATCCACACCTGCAGCAGGAAGGGCACGACGTAGCGGAAGTCGCGGTACTTCAGGTTCAGCGCCGCCAGCCAGCACCCCATGCCCGCCACGGTGAGCACCATCAGCAGCAGCATGGCCGGAATGCCGGGAATGGCCGCCAGCCCCGGCACCAGGCCGTACCCCAGCATCACGGCGCCCAGGAGCAGCGTCGCGATGCCCAGGTCCACCAGTCCGGCGAGCACCGGGGCAAGGGGTACCACCAGGCGGGGAAAATACACCTTGGTGATCAGGTTCCGCTCGGCCACCAGGCTGTTGCTGGCGCCGGAGAGCGCGGCCGAGAAGTACGCCCACGGCACCAGCGCAGCCAGGGCGAACACGGGGTAGGGCACGCCGTCCGAAGGCAGCCGGGCCAGGCGCCCGAACACCACGCTGAAGACGACCATGGTGAGCAGGGGCTGCAGCAGCGCCCACGCGGCGCCCAGCACCGTCTGGGTGTAGCGCACCTTCACGTCGCGCCACACCAGGAACACGAAGAGCCCCCGGTACGACCACAGCTCCGCCAGCCCCAGCGTGGGCATCCGGCTGGGCGGCGCGATGACGAGCGTGGCGGCTCGGCGCGCCTCCGCGCCTCGCGCGTCGGCGCGGGCAATGGGAAGCGCTTGGCTGTTGGCGTTCATCCTCGCAAAAGAGCAAAAGGGCGCATGCGCCCTGTTCAAATCGATGTGCCCGGCGCGGCCTCAGTCGCCGTGCGCCAGTCCCTCGCGACGCGGTCCGCGCAGCCGCAGGTCGCGGAGGAACCCCGACCAGGCCGCGAAGAACCCGGCGTTGTCGGGGTTCGTCCGCGCGCGGCGCAGGGCCTCGGCGCCCACCACCAGCACGATGCCCAGCGCCAGCCCCATGAGGGCGGCGAACAACCCGGCCTGCACCGGCGAGCCCGCCCGGCCCGCGGGGCGCGCCTCGTCGAGCACCGTCAGCACGGGCAGGTTGTTGTGCGCGTCCAGCTGCGCGTCGGCCAGGGCCGCGGCGAGCGACTGGTACAGCTGCTGGTCCTGCGCGAACTCGCGCTCCAGCCGGGCCGAGGCCATCTTCAGCTCGCCCCCTTCGCCCAGCGGCACGAAGGCGGGGCCCGAGCCCTGCGACACGCGGCGCAGCTGGCCGCGAAGCCCCGCCAATTCCGATTCGGCGGCCTGCAGCTGCGGATGCCCGGGCACCAGCGCGCGCCGCAGCTGGGCCACCTCGCGCTCCTGGTCCAGCACGCGCGAGTGCAGCTCCGCGGCCGCGTCCAGCGTTCTCCGGGCCTGGTCGTCGACGTTGGGCACCGAGCGGTTGCGCTGAAACGCCAGCAGCCGCTGTTCCGACTGCACCAGGCGTTCGCGCGCCACCTCGAGCTGCGCCTCCAGCAGGGCCTGCCGGCGCACCGCGCCCTCCGTGCTGAGCCGCGCCATCAGGTCGTTCAGCAGCACCGGATAGGTGTTCGCCACCCGCAGGGCCAGCTGCGGGTCGGCCGCGCGCACCTGGATGGTCACCGAGCCTTCGGTGCTGCGGAGCACGCGCGTACGCTCGGCCAGCGTTTCGCGCACGTCGGCCTCGGTGCCGTAGCGGGGCGCCAGCCGCCCCACCATGGAGTCGGCCAGCGTCTGGCTGGCCAGGACCACCCCCACCAGCCGGTCGGTGGGGCTGGCCGTCGCCCCGCCCACCAGCCCGGCTACCCCGGCGGGCAGCCCGGCCAGGGCCATCCCCGAGCGCGACTGCGACCCGGAAAACGGCACCATCGTGGTGCTGGTCACGTACCAGGCCGTCCCGAAGACGGTGCTCGCGACGGCCACGGCGGCCGCGAGCACCGTGACGACGGCCACGGCCTTCCACCGCCGCAGCACGACGGCCGCCAGCTTCAGGACCGTGTTCCCGTGCCCTGGCTGCACTGTCTCTTCCGGCATCACGGCGTCCGGTCCGGGAAGAAGACCGGCCGCAGGGCCAGGTACGCGAAGATCAGCGACGACACCGAGCCCACCACCGCCTGCACCGTCTGCAGCGTCTGCAGCGGGTCGCGGCGGCGGCGGAAGGGCACCACGATCTGGTCGCCCGGCTCCAGCCGCGTAACGTCGCGCGCGTCCGTCTCGGTGCCCAGCCGGGCCCGCAGAACGGTTACGCCCCGGCGGTCGGCGCGGCGGCTGTACCCGCCCGCCAGCCGCACGTACTCCTCCACGTCGCGCCCCGGCAGGTGGGTAACGATGCCGGGCTGCGTCACGGCGCCCACGATGC
It contains:
- a CDS encoding ABC transporter permease, yielding MNANSQALPIARADARGAEARRAATLVIAPPSRMPTLGLAELWSYRGLFVFLVWRDVKVRYTQTVLGAAWALLQPLLTMVVFSVVFGRLARLPSDGVPYPVFALAALVPWAYFSAALSGASNSLVAERNLITKVYFPRLVVPLAPVLAGLVDLGIATLLLGAVMLGYGLVPGLAAIPGIPAMLLLMVLTVAGMGCWLAALNLKYRDFRYVVPFLLQVWMYASPIVYPASMVPERYRALYALNPMAGVIEGMRAVLFGNPVPWSMLAVSAAVGVALFATGVLYFRYTERVFADLV